From Rudanella lutea DSM 19387, a single genomic window includes:
- a CDS encoding T9SS type A sorting domain-containing protein: protein MGTEPRELEISENGAELTAPSGFADYRWVSGRYSFDLNTPIAQTQSIATPSEVARYGSGTSKTEVFAKSAVQTSGTYQVVLQNSNGLPILTQAVDFPYVIVDDTGYTPPPTTTTNQCKAGNENSGGNRTPNGAIVGGFGNSSEFMEYTFTNIPSAGNYTFTIRYASGDAQAGINLRVNGGAVQPMRPAGTASWTPGPEASQTLALNAGTNTIRIEGSGQGNFTFDRLCINAGGAGTGTTTPPPPPPTSFAITGVQLNCSNGVVTMSLSGANANPVEYRAIGLQDWSTNPLTIPSWQRNGTTFTLWARQAGNPEVSTNFTSACSNGRLALAHDEPETTQGLLISPNPTTGRVVVRFTLTDKQAGTLSVVNLSGQTLQAQPVSGTGRMQEESVDLSRQPAGVYVVRLQAGNRVNSGKVVLQR, encoded by the coding sequence TTGGGCACCGAACCTCGCGAACTTGAAATCAGCGAGAATGGCGCCGAATTAACAGCACCTTCAGGCTTTGCTGATTATAGGTGGGTATCAGGCCGATACTCCTTCGATCTGAATACGCCTATTGCCCAAACACAATCGATTGCCACTCCAAGTGAGGTAGCCAGGTATGGTTCAGGAACCAGCAAGACGGAAGTTTTTGCCAAAAGTGCTGTACAGACTTCTGGAACTTATCAAGTCGTCCTCCAGAATAGCAATGGCCTGCCTATACTCACTCAGGCAGTAGATTTTCCTTATGTCATCGTTGACGATACAGGCTACACTCCGCCCCCTACTACCACCACCAACCAATGCAAAGCAGGTAACGAAAACAGCGGGGGCAACCGCACCCCCAACGGAGCCATTGTGGGCGGATTCGGCAACAGCAGCGAGTTTATGGAGTACACCTTTACCAACATTCCTTCGGCAGGCAATTATACCTTCACCATACGCTATGCCTCCGGCGATGCCCAGGCTGGCATCAACCTGCGCGTAAACGGCGGGGCCGTACAGCCCATGCGCCCCGCCGGAACGGCCTCCTGGACGCCCGGCCCCGAAGCGAGCCAAACCCTGGCTCTAAATGCGGGCACCAATACCATCCGTATTGAGGGTAGTGGGCAGGGGAACTTTACCTTCGACCGCCTGTGTATCAACGCTGGCGGAGCCGGCACCGGCACAACTACACCCCCACCCCCTCCGCCTACCTCGTTTGCCATCACGGGTGTTCAGCTCAATTGCAGCAACGGCGTGGTTACTATGAGCCTGAGCGGGGCTAATGCCAACCCCGTTGAGTACAGGGCCATCGGGTTGCAGGACTGGAGCACCAACCCCCTGACCATTCCGAGCTGGCAACGCAACGGAACCACCTTCACCTTGTGGGCACGGCAGGCGGGCAACCCCGAAGTAAGTACAAACTTTACCAGTGCCTGCAGTAATGGCCGGTTGGCGTTGGCCCACGACGAACCCGAAACTACGCAGGGTCTGCTCATTAGCCCTAATCCAACAACGGGCCGGGTGGTGGTACGCTTTACGCTGACCGACAAACAGGCGGGCACCCTGTCGGTAGTAAACCTGTCGGGTCAGACGCTACAGGCCCAACCCGTATCAGGAACAGGCCGGATGCAGGAAGAGTCCGTAGACCTGAGCCGTCAGCCTGCCGGGGTGTATGTGGTCCGATTACAGGCGGGCAACCGGGTCAACAGCGGCAAAGTAGTCCTCCAACGCTAA
- a CDS encoding NAD(P)/FAD-dependent oxidoreductase, with protein MSSLRIAVIGGGAAGFFGAITAAETYPDATVTIYEKSRQVLGKVRVSGGGRCNVTHACFDNRQFIKHYPRGERWLRPLLNQFDAQATVRWFESRGVTLKTEADGRMFPTTDSSETIIHCLTRTADRLGVRVRTSCGIAALTPAEGHWTLQLQTGETLTADRVLVAVGGYPQSPSYGWLPPVTEPDALVSPVPSLFTFNTPDNPLLALAGVSVPNALVSVQGTNQRQSGPLLITHWGFSGPAILRLSAWAARDLAGVDYRFTLRIQWLGDRTEAQIRDGFTLFRQQHPKKLVTSQNPFGLPGRLWDAFCAEAGVTEVTRWSELPGKAQNRLVEKLTNSQFAVSGKSTFKDEFVTCGGIATGSLNPQTLESTTHPGLFFAGEVIDVDGITGGFNFQNAWTTGYIAGKHLGR; from the coding sequence ATGTCTTCATTACGCATTGCCGTGATCGGCGGGGGCGCGGCCGGGTTCTTCGGGGCCATTACCGCAGCCGAAACCTACCCCGATGCGACGGTCACGATCTACGAGAAAAGCCGGCAGGTATTGGGCAAGGTACGGGTTTCGGGCGGGGGGCGCTGCAATGTCACCCACGCCTGTTTCGACAACCGGCAGTTTATAAAGCATTACCCACGGGGCGAACGCTGGTTGCGGCCCTTGCTCAATCAGTTCGATGCGCAGGCCACCGTGCGTTGGTTCGAGTCGCGGGGGGTAACCCTCAAAACTGAGGCCGACGGGCGCATGTTTCCCACCACCGACTCGTCCGAAACGATCATCCACTGCCTGACCCGCACCGCCGACCGGCTGGGCGTTCGGGTACGTACAAGCTGCGGCATTGCGGCCCTCACACCGGCCGAGGGGCACTGGACGCTGCAACTCCAAACCGGCGAAACCCTCACTGCCGACCGCGTGCTGGTGGCCGTGGGCGGGTATCCGCAAAGCCCGTCGTACGGCTGGCTACCGCCCGTAACCGAGCCCGACGCGCTGGTGTCGCCGGTACCCTCACTGTTTACCTTCAACACACCCGACAATCCCCTGCTGGCTCTGGCGGGCGTGTCGGTGCCCAACGCGCTGGTGAGTGTGCAGGGTACGAACCAACGCCAAAGCGGTCCCCTGCTCATTACGCACTGGGGATTTAGTGGCCCGGCTATTCTGCGGCTCTCGGCCTGGGCTGCCCGCGACCTCGCCGGTGTCGACTACCGGTTTACGCTCCGCATTCAATGGCTTGGCGACCGCACCGAGGCCCAAATCCGCGACGGCTTTACCCTGTTCCGGCAGCAGCATCCCAAAAAGCTGGTTACCTCCCAAAACCCGTTTGGGTTACCCGGTCGGCTGTGGGATGCTTTTTGTGCCGAAGCGGGCGTCACGGAGGTTACCCGCTGGAGCGAACTGCCGGGTAAAGCCCAGAACCGGCTCGTCGAAAAACTAACCAACAGTCAGTTTGCCGTCAGCGGCAAAAGCACGTTTAAGGATGAATTTGTAACCTGCGGGGGCATTGCCACGGGTAGCCTGAATCCGCAAACACTGGAAAGCACCACCCACCCCGGTCTGTTTTTCGCGGGCGAAGTAATCGACGTAGACGGTATTACGGGCGGTTTCAATTTCCAGAATGCCTGGACCACAGGCTACATTGCCGGGAAGCATTTGGGGCGGTAA
- the rpiB gene encoding ribose 5-phosphate isomerase B, whose translation MSLRIAIGADHAGFTYKEAIRQHLTDGGYTVEDFGTYSTDSADYADFAHPVASAVEEHRADWGILICGSGQGVSMTANKHQGVRAALVWKPEIAALTRQHNNANVLCLPERFISLDDALECVRLFLETEFEGGRHERRVQKMACA comes from the coding sequence ATGAGCCTGCGCATTGCCATCGGAGCCGACCATGCTGGTTTCACCTACAAAGAAGCGATTCGTCAACACCTGACCGATGGTGGCTACACCGTGGAAGATTTCGGCACGTATTCGACCGATTCGGCCGATTACGCCGATTTTGCGCACCCCGTAGCCTCGGCCGTGGAAGAGCACCGTGCCGACTGGGGCATTCTGATTTGTGGCAGTGGGCAGGGCGTTTCCATGACGGCCAACAAGCATCAGGGTGTCCGGGCGGCTTTGGTCTGGAAACCCGAAATTGCGGCCCTCACCCGGCAGCACAACAACGCCAACGTACTTTGCCTGCCCGAACGGTTTATCTCGCTCGACGATGCTCTCGAATGCGTTCGGTTGTTTCTCGAAACCGAGTTTGAAGGCGGCCGCCACGAGCGCCGGGTACAGAAAATGGCCTGCGCGTAA
- a CDS encoding TIGR00730 family Rossman fold protein, with amino-acid sequence MNTETKETVQRSEVQSTTQIQKDLPKRDELLLTPDEQRIKEAFQDRNWNEIKTADSWVIFKVMAEFVEGFDKLSKIGPCVSIFGSARTKPDNPYYKMAEEIAAKLVRHGYGVITGGGPGIMEAGNKGAFEQGGKSVGLNIQLPFEQHSNIYIDADKSIDFDFFFVRKVMFVKYAQGFIVMPGGMGTLDELFEAITLIQTKKIARFPIVLVGRTYWQGLIDWIEGVMLGEENNINPEDMKLIRLVDTPTEAVKVIDEFYSKYLLKPNF; translated from the coding sequence ATGAACACAGAAACGAAAGAAACGGTACAGCGCTCCGAAGTACAGAGCACGACCCAGATTCAGAAAGATTTACCCAAACGTGACGAACTCCTCCTTACACCCGACGAACAACGGATCAAAGAAGCGTTTCAGGATCGGAACTGGAATGAAATCAAAACGGCCGATTCGTGGGTAATTTTTAAAGTAATGGCCGAGTTTGTCGAAGGGTTCGATAAACTGTCGAAGATTGGCCCCTGCGTTTCGATTTTCGGATCGGCCCGCACCAAGCCCGACAACCCGTACTACAAAATGGCCGAAGAAATTGCCGCCAAACTGGTACGGCATGGCTACGGCGTCATTACGGGCGGTGGCCCCGGTATCATGGAAGCCGGTAACAAAGGGGCTTTCGAGCAGGGCGGAAAATCGGTGGGTTTGAACATCCAGCTGCCTTTTGAGCAACACAGCAATATTTATATCGACGCCGACAAGAGTATCGATTTCGATTTCTTCTTTGTTCGGAAAGTGATGTTTGTCAAGTACGCGCAGGGCTTTATTGTCATGCCGGGTGGTATGGGTACGCTCGACGAACTGTTTGAGGCTATCACCCTGATTCAGACCAAGAAGATTGCCCGCTTCCCGATTGTGCTGGTGGGCCGGACGTACTGGCAGGGCCTTATCGACTGGATTGAGGGCGTAATGCTGGGCGAGGAAAACAACATCAACCCCGAAGACATGAAGCTGATCCGGTTGGTAGATACCCCAACCGAAGCCGTGAAGGTGATTGATGAGTTTTACTCGAAATACCTGCTCAAGCCTAATTTTTAA
- a CDS encoding ABC transporter permease, translating to MNLPFFIARRYFFTRKKRGFIGWLSILSIIGVGVGTMALVVVLSVFNGMEELNRTLFRSVEADLTISPRQGKRFEAPPTLLTALGRTPGADLVTPVIQDNALARYNGAQTVVTVKGVANNYLQRSQLDSALVDGRFRLQTNGINYAIVAEGIRNDLSIVTQDILTPLELLYPQNQSGSRTLNLLSENAFSTQALTVSGVFFVDAQQYGDFVIAPLPVVRELVGYGPNELTSIELQLKPGTDLAAAKAAVQTLAGDKLLVRDRDDLNVDLYRAINIEKLTVGLTLSFIILIASVNIFFSLSMLVIEKKNDIRTLLALGATPGLIRRVFLTEGAIISLSGAVTGLVLGVGLCWLQERYGLVGVGTTSSIIDAYPVRVDTTDLWITALIVLGITALTSWFPAQRAAKIRQTTN from the coding sequence ATGAATCTGCCCTTCTTTATTGCCCGCCGGTACTTTTTCACACGTAAAAAACGCGGCTTCATCGGCTGGCTCTCCATCCTGTCTATTATCGGGGTAGGCGTTGGTACGATGGCGCTTGTGGTGGTGCTGTCGGTATTCAACGGCATGGAAGAGCTTAACCGAACCTTGTTTCGCTCGGTAGAGGCCGACCTGACCATTTCGCCCCGGCAAGGCAAACGCTTTGAGGCTCCCCCCACCCTACTCACGGCCCTCGGTCGCACACCCGGCGCCGACCTGGTTACGCCCGTCATTCAGGACAATGCCCTCGCCCGGTACAACGGCGCGCAAACCGTAGTGACCGTAAAAGGCGTGGCCAACAACTATTTGCAACGTTCGCAGCTCGACTCGGCCCTCGTCGACGGGCGGTTTCGGCTCCAGACCAACGGCATCAACTACGCCATTGTGGCCGAAGGCATCCGCAACGACCTGAGCATTGTGACGCAGGACATTCTGACCCCGCTCGAACTGCTGTACCCGCAAAATCAGAGTGGTAGCCGAACGCTCAACTTACTGAGCGAAAACGCCTTTTCGACGCAGGCCCTGACGGTGTCGGGGGTGTTTTTTGTAGACGCCCAGCAGTACGGTGATTTTGTGATTGCCCCCCTGCCCGTTGTGCGCGAACTGGTGGGCTACGGCCCCAACGAGCTGACGAGTATTGAGCTGCAATTGAAACCCGGCACCGATCTGGCAGCGGCCAAGGCTGCCGTACAAACGCTGGCCGGCGATAAACTCCTGGTACGCGACCGCGACGACCTGAATGTAGACCTGTACCGGGCCATCAACATCGAAAAGCTGACCGTGGGCCTTACGCTTTCGTTTATTATCCTGATTGCGTCGGTCAATATTTTCTTCTCGCTCTCGATGCTCGTCATCGAAAAGAAAAACGACATCCGTACCCTCCTGGCACTCGGTGCTACACCAGGTCTTATTCGGCGGGTATTCCTCACCGAGGGGGCCATCATCTCGCTTTCTGGGGCTGTTACGGGCTTAGTGCTGGGCGTTGGGCTGTGCTGGTTACAGGAACGGTACGGGCTTGTGGGCGTTGGCACCACCTCGTCTATCATCGACGCTTACCCGGTCCGGGTCGATACAACCGACCTTTGGATCACAGCCCTGATTGTACTCGGTATTACGGCCCTTACCTCGTGGTTTCCGGCCCAGCGAGCCGCCAAAATCCGCCAGACAACGAATTAA
- a CDS encoding glycine--tRNA ligase codes for MNATTASATGAPATSLQDIIAHAKEYGFVFPSSEIYDGLQAVYDYGQNGVELKNNLKTVWWKAMTQLHDEVVGIDAAIFMHPLTWKASGHVDSFNDPMIDNRDSKKRYRADQLLEGKAEAYANAGDEARAQALLNEMGRLLGENDLDGVRNLIIAEGIKCPISGTDNWTEVRQFNLMFSTQVGSVAEDASTIYLRPETAQGIFVNFLNVQKTGRMKVPFGIAQIGKAFRNEIVARQFTFRMREFEQMEMQYFVRPGTEMEWYNSWKQTRLAFHKAVGLPAEKLKYHDHEKLAHYANAAVDIEYQFPFGFREIEGIHSRTDFDLKAHQELSKKKQQYFDNDIDPATGKPYGNYIPYVVETSVGADRLFLAVFCNAFTKEVVGEGEQQKERTYLKLHPALAPVKAAVFPLVRKDGLPEKAEQIVKALRSEFRVIMEERDAIGKRYTRQDLIGTPFCIAVDYQTLEDDTVTIRHRDTMEQERVPISELKAKIGYEVSMERILEQL; via the coding sequence ATGAATGCAACGACTGCTTCGGCGACCGGCGCTCCGGCGACCTCCCTTCAGGATATTATCGCACATGCGAAAGAATACGGATTCGTTTTCCCCTCTTCCGAAATCTACGACGGCCTTCAGGCGGTATACGACTACGGGCAGAACGGGGTCGAACTGAAAAACAACCTTAAAACGGTGTGGTGGAAGGCCATGACCCAACTTCATGATGAAGTAGTAGGTATCGACGCGGCCATTTTCATGCACCCGCTCACGTGGAAGGCTTCTGGCCACGTTGACTCGTTCAACGACCCGATGATCGACAACCGCGATTCCAAGAAACGCTACCGCGCCGATCAGCTGCTCGAAGGCAAGGCCGAAGCGTATGCCAACGCGGGCGATGAAGCCCGGGCGCAGGCACTGCTCAACGAAATGGGTCGGTTGCTGGGCGAAAACGACCTCGATGGGGTGCGCAACCTGATTATTGCCGAGGGGATCAAGTGCCCTATTTCGGGTACCGACAACTGGACCGAAGTGCGTCAGTTTAACCTGATGTTTTCGACGCAGGTGGGCTCGGTGGCCGAAGATGCCAGCACCATCTACCTCCGCCCCGAAACCGCGCAGGGTATTTTCGTGAACTTCCTGAATGTGCAGAAAACCGGCCGGATGAAGGTTCCGTTTGGTATTGCGCAGATAGGTAAGGCATTCCGCAATGAGATTGTAGCCCGTCAGTTCACGTTCCGGATGCGGGAGTTTGAGCAGATGGAGATGCAGTACTTTGTGCGCCCTGGCACCGAAATGGAGTGGTACAATAGCTGGAAACAAACCCGGTTGGCGTTCCACAAGGCGGTGGGCTTACCGGCCGAAAAACTCAAATACCACGATCACGAGAAGCTGGCACACTACGCCAACGCGGCTGTGGATATTGAGTACCAATTCCCGTTTGGCTTCCGCGAAATCGAGGGTATCCACTCCCGCACCGACTTCGATCTGAAAGCCCATCAGGAGCTGAGCAAGAAGAAACAACAGTATTTCGACAACGACATTGACCCGGCTACGGGCAAGCCATACGGCAACTACATTCCGTACGTGGTGGAAACCTCCGTTGGGGCCGACCGGCTGTTCCTGGCCGTGTTCTGCAACGCCTTCACCAAAGAAGTGGTTGGCGAGGGCGAGCAACAGAAAGAGCGGACGTACCTGAAACTGCATCCGGCGCTCGCGCCCGTGAAAGCGGCCGTGTTCCCACTTGTGCGGAAAGATGGCCTGCCCGAAAAAGCGGAGCAGATTGTGAAGGCCCTGCGGTCGGAGTTCCGGGTGATCATGGAAGAGCGCGACGCCATCGGCAAGCGTTATACCCGTCAGGACCTGATTGGCACGCCGTTCTGTATTGCCGTCGACTACCAGACGCTCGAAGACGACACCGTTACGATTCGTCACCGCGACACTATGGAGCAGGAGCGTGTCCCCATCAGCGAACTGAAAGCCAAAATCGGCTACGAGGTTTCGATGGAGCGGATTCTGGAGCAGTTATAG
- a CDS encoding helix-hairpin-helix domain-containing protein, giving the protein MFKRLIARVRDHFGFSQREANGFMVVLLIGLLALLTPFLYRWLIPEPQRDTSAADARKLDSLVSIMRTQELADEAERRSRYGNRYGKPDNERTTAEQFHEPKLFRFDPNTVSIAGWQQLGLPKYMAERIDKYRRKGGQFRRKEDLLKIYDFPPDLYEQLEPYVQLPERSAPAGPNTLPGNLNRPTEAIAANEPTRPRFEKPAPPQVFDINTADTNDLKKLKGIGSGRARQILKFRDALGGFASPEQFAEIFNIDSLALSELQKYARVQSAVRRIRINSASAEDLDRLPYLSRRQSEIIIAYRQQHGAFTSLESLRPIRILDARLLEKLGPYLEF; this is encoded by the coding sequence ATGTTCAAACGCCTTATTGCCCGCGTGCGCGATCATTTTGGTTTCTCACAGCGTGAAGCCAACGGCTTTATGGTTGTGCTGCTCATTGGTTTGCTGGCCTTGCTGACGCCGTTTCTGTACCGATGGCTCATACCCGAACCTCAGCGCGACACCTCAGCCGCTGACGCCCGCAAGCTCGACAGTCTGGTTTCGATAATGCGCACCCAGGAATTGGCCGACGAAGCCGAACGCCGTAGCCGGTACGGAAACCGCTACGGTAAACCCGATAACGAACGAACCACGGCCGAGCAGTTTCATGAGCCCAAACTCTTCCGCTTCGACCCCAACACGGTGAGTATTGCGGGCTGGCAACAACTGGGGCTACCCAAATACATGGCCGAGCGCATCGACAAGTACCGGCGCAAAGGCGGGCAGTTTCGCCGAAAAGAAGACCTCCTTAAAATTTACGATTTCCCGCCCGACCTCTACGAGCAGCTTGAACCCTACGTGCAGTTGCCCGAACGCAGTGCCCCGGCCGGGCCAAACACCCTACCCGGCAACCTCAACCGGCCCACCGAGGCCATAGCCGCCAACGAGCCGACCCGGCCGCGTTTTGAGAAGCCCGCCCCCCCGCAGGTGTTCGACATCAATACGGCCGATACCAACGACCTCAAGAAACTGAAAGGAATCGGGTCAGGGCGGGCCCGTCAGATTCTGAAGTTTCGGGATGCGCTCGGTGGCTTTGCTTCCCCGGAGCAGTTTGCCGAGATTTTCAACATCGACTCACTGGCCCTGAGCGAGTTGCAGAAGTACGCCCGGGTACAGTCGGCAGTTCGGCGGATTCGGATCAACAGCGCGTCGGCCGAAGACCTGGACCGACTCCCCTACCTGTCGCGTCGGCAATCCGAAATTATCATTGCGTACCGGCAGCAGCACGGAGCCTTCACCTCGCTCGAATCGCTGCGGCCCATTCGGATTCTCGACGCCCGGCTCCTCGAAAAGCTGGGGCCGTATCTGGAATTTTAG
- a CDS encoding helix-turn-helix domain-containing protein, giving the protein MTLREHRVLRLAAQEMTNKEIAQALGIKEETAKCHRKNVLRKLGLRGKSDLRRLLRLLD; this is encoded by the coding sequence ATCACACTTCGCGAACACCGGGTGCTACGGTTAGCCGCCCAGGAAATGACCAACAAAGAGATTGCCCAGGCTCTTGGCATCAAAGAGGAAACAGCCAAGTGTCACCGCAAAAATGTACTCAGAAAGTTAGGGTTACGGGGTAAATCAGACCTCCGCAGGCTGTTGCGGCTGCTCGACTAA
- the rbfA gene encoding 30S ribosome-binding factor RbfA, which yields MESKRQQKVARQLQKDLGEIFQRELPHFFNGAFITVTNVRVSPDLSVARVYLSFLGTKNKEMLLDDIREKSRAIRQSLGERVRHQLRIVPELNFFVDDTAEYAEKMDKLFAGLDIPPAPEDEDEEN from the coding sequence ATGGAATCGAAACGACAACAAAAGGTGGCCCGGCAGTTGCAGAAAGACCTCGGCGAGATTTTTCAGCGCGAACTGCCTCACTTCTTCAACGGGGCCTTTATTACGGTGACCAACGTACGGGTCTCGCCCGACCTGAGCGTGGCCCGCGTGTACCTGAGCTTCTTGGGCACTAAAAATAAGGAGATGCTCCTCGACGATATTCGGGAGAAAAGCCGCGCAATCCGGCAGTCGCTGGGCGAGCGCGTGCGGCATCAGCTCCGCATTGTGCCCGAATTGAATTTCTTCGTGGACGATACGGCCGAGTATGCCGAAAAAATGGACAAGCTTTTTGCCGGTCTCGACATTCCGCCCGCACCCGAAGACGAGGACGAAGAAAATTAA
- a CDS encoding DNA/RNA non-specific endonuclease, whose translation MFFRSNKSHYRRSGVYQRGFRLRGNSLVLLFFFFMVGLFLHYGGRTRPLVAFWNDLKSIVGIGPSSDRAEKEHNPYKAPEPVEDVASDEASDENSASDEGSASDERTADESTPDEQASQSGNRRFDFEKKPDFILPAFTSSDEIVRHDGYILRYRDQYEQADWVAYPLLAFETTGDAERDYERFQPDPLVESGTAYPTDYTRSGYDRGHLAPAGDFKFSQRLTRESFYMSNVSPQAPQFNRGIWKELEDQVRTWARRDRGVYVVTGPVLKPGLETIGKKVEVAVPEQFYKVILYCNNPDIRMIGFLMNNEPSNEPLRSFVVPVDQIERLTGIDFFPFIPDDLERRLESSRKPDEWFRY comes from the coding sequence ATGTTTTTTCGTTCTAACAAATCGCACTATCGGCGGTCCGGTGTTTATCAGCGTGGGTTCCGACTGCGTGGTAACTCGCTTGTTTTACTGTTTTTCTTTTTCATGGTGGGGTTGTTTCTGCACTACGGTGGCCGCACCAGACCACTCGTGGCCTTCTGGAACGATCTCAAAAGTATAGTCGGTATCGGGCCGTCGTCGGACCGGGCGGAGAAAGAACACAACCCCTACAAAGCGCCCGAGCCGGTTGAGGATGTCGCTTCCGATGAGGCTTCAGACGAAAATAGTGCCTCGGATGAGGGTAGCGCGAGCGACGAGCGGACGGCCGACGAGAGTACCCCCGACGAACAGGCGAGCCAATCGGGTAACCGGCGGTTCGATTTTGAGAAGAAACCCGATTTTATTCTGCCTGCCTTTACGTCGTCCGACGAGATTGTGCGGCACGATGGCTACATTCTTCGGTACCGCGATCAGTACGAACAGGCCGATTGGGTGGCCTATCCGCTGCTGGCGTTTGAAACCACGGGCGATGCGGAGCGCGATTACGAGCGATTCCAACCCGATCCGCTCGTGGAAAGCGGCACGGCATACCCCACCGACTATACGCGCTCGGGCTACGACCGGGGGCACCTGGCACCGGCTGGCGATTTTAAGTTTTCGCAACGGCTCACCCGCGAGTCGTTTTACATGAGCAACGTGAGTCCGCAGGCTCCACAGTTCAACCGGGGTATCTGGAAAGAGCTGGAAGATCAGGTGCGTACCTGGGCCCGGCGCGACCGGGGGGTGTACGTGGTGACCGGGCCCGTGCTGAAGCCGGGTCTGGAAACAATCGGGAAAAAGGTGGAAGTTGCTGTGCCTGAGCAGTTTTATAAAGTGATTTTGTACTGCAACAACCCCGACATCCGGATGATTGGGTTTCTGATGAACAATGAGCCTTCCAACGAGCCCCTCCGGTCGTTTGTGGTGCCTGTGGACCAGATTGAGCGGCTCACCGGCATCGATTTCTTTCCGTTTATCCCCGATGATCTGGAACGCCGACTGGAAAGCAGCCGCAAACCGGACGAATGGTTTAGGTATTAG
- a CDS encoding SRPBCC family protein — translation MHLLLSTPVRQSVTQVWAGFDRQLFNRLAPPFPPVEVVRFDGCLKGDVVHLRLNFILFKQDWISDIVDQQTVHNHGMSEGPDEIFFVDQGTRLPFFLRYWRHRHRLVHDSQTGGTVIIDDITFRTPSRLTDLLFYPLMWLQFAYRKPIYRRVFGERNTDKKE, via the coding sequence ATGCACCTACTTCTTTCTACCCCCGTTCGTCAATCAGTCACTCAGGTCTGGGCTGGTTTCGACCGACAACTGTTCAACCGACTGGCGCCACCTTTCCCGCCCGTTGAGGTGGTCCGTTTCGATGGTTGTCTGAAAGGCGATGTGGTACACCTGCGGCTCAATTTTATTCTGTTCAAACAAGACTGGATCAGCGACATTGTGGATCAGCAGACCGTGCATAACCACGGAATGTCGGAGGGGCCCGATGAGATTTTCTTTGTCGATCAGGGTACACGGTTGCCCTTTTTTCTGCGTTACTGGCGACACCGGCACCGGCTCGTGCACGACTCCCAAACGGGCGGCACCGTAATTATCGATGACATAACCTTCCGGACGCCCTCGCGCCTGACCGACCTGCTTTTTTATCCCCTCATGTGGCTTCAGTTTGCCTACCGCAAGCCCATTTACCGGCGGGTGTTTGGGGAGAGGAACACGGATAAAAAGGAGTGA